Proteins encoded within one genomic window of Macrotis lagotis isolate mMagLag1 chromosome 3, bilby.v1.9.chrom.fasta, whole genome shotgun sequence:
- the LOC141519584 gene encoding olfactory receptor 10AG1-like encodes MEYREKKTEGNLTVMMEFILLGFSDLPDHQVFLFGIFLFIYISILLGNGLVIVITKIEPILQTPMYFFLRNLSFVEICYTSVILPRILVNLWTQKRNLSLLACAAQLCFFLILAVTESYLLTLMAYDRYMAICKPLYYPVIMNPKFCFQMVIVCWTSGIPIIIGQTYQVFSLPFCYSNKVNHIFCEIPPLMKLTCGDISGDEYFIYADCVLFVLIPLLLIIFSYTRILTIILKFPSSTGRSKAFSTCSSHLMVVILFYGSASIAYLKTKSNNRTDKIFSLIYTVVTPMFNPLTYSLRNKEFITAMKKIFSKCVISRSK; translated from the coding sequence AtggaatacagagaaaaaaagacagaaggaaatcTCACTGTTATGATGGAATTTATTCTCCTTGGATTTTCTGACCTTCCTGACCACCAAGTAtttctatttggaatttttttgtttatctacATAAGTATTTTGTTAGGAAATGGTCTCGTCATTGTAATAACCAAGATTGAACCAATTCTCCAGACACCCATGTACTTTTTTCTTAGAAACTTGTCTTTTGTGGAAATCTGCTATACCTCAGTCATTTTACCCAGAATATTGGTGAACCTTTGGACTCAGAAAAGAAATCTATCTTTGTTGGCCTGTGCTGCCCAACTctgtttctttcttattcttgCAGTCACTGAGAGTTACCTATTGACATTGATGGCATATGACCGCTACATGGCTATTTGTAAACCTTTGTACTATCCTGTCATCATGAATCCTAAGTTTTGTTTCCAAATGGTCATTGTTTGTTGGACAAGTGGAATTCCAATCATTATAGGGCAGACCTACCAGGTTTTTTCTCTGCCCTTTTGTTATTCTAACAAAGTTAATCACATTTTCTGTGAAATACCCCCATTAATGAAGTTGACTTGTGGAGATATCTCTGGGGATGAGTACTTTATCTATGCTGATTGTGTTCTATTTGTTTTGATTCCCTTACtgttaataatattttcatacaCCAGAATTCTTACTATCATCTTGAAATTTCCATCAAGCACAGGAAGATCCAAAGCTTTCTCTACTTGTTCATCGCACCTCATGGTTGTGATTTTATTCTATGGATCTGCTAGCATTGCGTATCTGAAAACCAAGTCCAATAATAGAACagataaaattttctctctcatctACACAGTAGTAACTCCAATGTTTAATCCTTTGACGTACAGTCTTAGAAACAAGGAGTTTATTAcagcaatgaaaaaaatattttctaaatgtgTAATATCCAGAAGCAAATAG